CCATTCTGAGGATGGCTCTCCTTGGATTTCATCCAAGGAATCCAGAGCTTCCTGTTAACAGGACAGGGAGTGGATGAGTTGCATTTGAAGGAAAGCACAGACTCCTCATCATTAGGGTCCTCATCCTGGTCCTCACTCTCCTCATATAACTGACCATTGATGACAGCTCGTTCCAGAGGAATGAGACTCTTATAATCAGGTGGCTCATTGTCTACTGCTTCTGTTTGAACTTCTTTAGAAAATACTTGAGGGTCAGAGATTCTTCTTCCATTGAGATTGGGCCGGAGGCTCTTACTGAAGTGACGATACCGCTCTAACTCTTTAGTGAGGTTTTCAATCTCTCTTCCTAAATCTCTGTTCCTGTTCTCTTGTTGATTGAGTTTCTTTTGCAGAACTGAATGATCTCCCTGGAGGTGACATATCAGGTCCTCAGTTGCCATGTATTCatgaattttctctttcagtGCATCCACTTCTCTTGAGAGGTGACCTGACTTAGCTTCTTCTTCTTGAAGCCTTTTGAAAAGCCATTGTTCATGGCTGGACTCTGTCTTTTCTGCTAACTTGTACTTGGCAAGTTCCATTTTAACATGCTCCAGCTCTTCAGATAAAAACTGAGCTTTGTCGCGTTCATTAGCATACCTTCGTTCCAGAGTCTCGTACTCATCTTCAGTTTTCATGAGGTCATCCTCAATGGCTTTCATATCCTTTAACTTCAGTTTCAGTCTCTCCACTTCTTGCGAAAGCTCTTTAATCTTATTGTTCTCTTGGTGTAATGCTGTTGTGGATTTACCAGAATCctgatttaatttgttttttaggaAATCTTTCTCAGTTGcttccagggattgaagcctATTTTTCAACACATTAACCTTGGACAGGAgatcatttcctttctcttcctccgctttcagtttgttttttagatCATCTCTCTCTTTGGTTACACTGTACATTTTTTCTTCCACATCAGTTTTGGACTTCAGTGCCCTTTTAGTTTCCTCAATTAACTTCTCAGTAACTGTTGTCACTTTATTTTGCTCCACTTGGAGCTGAGAAGCAGCAGCTTGTAACTTATCTTCagtttgctttaatttttcactCATTGTTTTCCGTTCATCTACCAGCATCACAGTCAATGTTTTCAATTTAGTTAAATCCTCTTTTAAGGTGAATTCTGTCTTTTCCAGACGACTTTCAATGGCTTCTAGCTCTTTGATCCTTATCTTTAAACTCTCTAGTTCCTGAGACAGTTGCTTTGTGgtcatcctttctttttctaaattgcaTTTCAGCGAGTAGCATTCTTGTTTGCTTTTGCTgaaagcatcttctaatttttcCAGAGCCATAATCTTTTTATTGAGTTTTTCAACCTCAAGTTTAAAGTCTTTACTCTGTGATGTTTCCTTTTCTAGCCTCTTATTGAGATCTCTGCACTGCTCCTCCATTTTTATGAGCTCTTCATCCTTCCCTTCCATTTCTAGCACACGTTTCCTGAGCTCCTCCACCTCAGTCATGATACTAGAGTTTCCATATTCTCccttgttaattttttcttttatatcttgcAGCTCTTCTTCTGCTTTCCGTAAAGACCTGTTTGTCTCTTCTAACTCATCAATTTGCCGGCTGAGTGCTGCCAGCTTTTGTCGAAGCTGGCGATTTTGGCTGTCCTCATTGGTGAGCTTCGCCATAATTGTTTCTTGGTTCTGGTGGAATTTTGTGGTCTGCGTTTGCAGTTCGTTCTCTAGTCTGGTTGCCTTCTGTTCTTCCTCCTGAGCTCTGGCTTCAGCAAGGGCTAGTTTAGCATGTGTTTCCTTTGCACTTGTGGTTAGGTCCTGGATTTTCTGTCTTTGAAGGGCAAGTTGTGCCGTCAGCCTTTGTTGTTCGTCCACCACCATCAAAGCAAAAGACTTCAGTTTGGTCAGCTCCTCTTTCAGGGCGGtgaccctcttctctttttcctgctCCTTCTTCTCCCGGGACTCAGTTTCTTGGTCAATCAGcctttttaatctgaaaaatacaagAGTGCGTTCTATTTTGTAACTGGTGCTTTCGTAACTTACAGGCTGTGAGTAAACATGTATGTAATTTAGACAGTATCAACTCATACAGTAATGGAAAGGAGTTCCTGAATTTGATGGAGGTGGGGAATCTTGCTCTTTTTTCCCACTTCCTGCTTTCTTCCCACTCCTCATTGATTGTTAACAGTTTTCGTTCACCAGGAGCCTTAGTGAAAGAGTAAGGACAAGAATGTTTGGTTTAAATTGCTTGTGTAACATATAATCAATAGACATTGTAGCCTGAAGATTGTAAAAACAAGCACAAGCTTAAGACTCACTTGGACCAAGCTTCAAGACTGGCCCTACTCTTACCAACTAATTAACCTGGGCAGTTATTTAACATcccctgggcttcagtttcctctgtgAAAACTGGAGGTGATAACTTACTTTATTATCCAGGGGCCATTTGTGAAAACTAAATGAGATTATTCATCTAAGATTCTCACAGTGCTGACCCATAAGCATTTGAGaagttttgttgctgttgatcTGTTTTATTAATGTGGTTATTATTGTATTTATCAAATGGTTTGCTTGAAACATTACAATATGTGATTACTAATGTTTGATTAGCTTCCTTATTCTTAGTTAAGATTAAATTTATTCACATTGCTTATAAGTTAGGCACTTTACTAATGGACCTATTTGCCAGCTTAAACTTGGTTTACACTAGCCTGACATTGTGTCAGGAATCCATGCACATCTATCTTTATTCCTACAGTGGATGGTAGTTGAATGAGAGGAACTGACAAGTACCTGAAGGGGTTTAGAGTTTTCGTAACATATGGGAAGAGCATGGGATTTGATACAAAAGAGCTTGATGAGTGTCAGATATTAGAAATGATGGAGGAAAAACTCTTATCAGGAACCATTTTGAATCATGAGTCCTTTGAATGATGACTTTGAtaacatgttatttttttctttatgttttaaatttgtcAATAAAACATGGAAGACATATTGTATGCAGTATAAACTCTCTCTTCCACACACTTTTTCCCTCAGTATTGAGGTCACAGTTTTAAATTTGTGGCACTCCTAATTACACTGGGAATGGGCTGATTATAGAGGATGTAATTACAGCTTTGCAGTATTGTTATACAGAAGCTAAAATAGGATGGAATCCCTGAAGAATTTAACTGAGGGACTTGTCATAGGTGAAAAGttgtaaatatttgttttcttgatCAAGCATAGAGAGTTTTAGTGTATCTTATCTACTAGGAATGAGTTAATTATCCAATGCAAGTCTTTAATCCTTCCCAcagaactttctttttaaaacattgtacAGGGAAATTAACTTGGGGTATTCTTGGAAATAGAGTCCTTTTTGAGATTCGAATCTGCTCTTCTGTAATTACACTATGCAAGAGGCAATgtgtttaaaataattgtatgATGTAAGAACTTTCAAACTTTTTTATGGGGAGGATCCACTTTTAGTTTTTCCTGTTTTGAGAACCTGACAGGCTGGCCCAAGGGCTGTGGCCTGTGCACTTCTGCGGAAGCTGGGGTGGGTTGGTTGATGATCTAATCCACACTTGGCAGGAGGCTTGCCCAGGGTTTCTGGCCCTGCCCCATTCCCATTTGATACACATGGGAACCTGAGAAGAGAAACATGGTGGCTCCCTCCTGAAAGGCAGTGGGGCTTCACAACTCAGTGGCAGAGTCCATGGTAAACTGTGCTGGTGGTGAAGTTGTTACAGAAACTGGCAAAGTGCTTCTTCCTCCCACATGAGCATTAGGATGGTATTTAACAATACTGCAGTgaaatattttcccctttctaCATCACAGTTCTTAGAATTTTATTAGAGAATAGTTTCACAAAAGCTTTTCAGGATTTCTTTTCAGCTTATTAAACAATGCCATGTGCTATTTCATTTTCATGAGAAGAAGGTATGTTTTCTTAGGATACGAGGAAGGGAAGATTGTTTGGAGTATGATGAAAAGAGCATTAAAATTGAATGGTCATCAGTGGATCCTGGCATTGCCAAAACTGGCAAAAAAGAGTTTAAAgacatttcagttgtttccacTGTGTTCAGTGTTTTCTTGAAGCAAGCATGATGCATCTTTTCAGCATGGTGCAagttcatttatctttttctgtagtTTCTGAAAATCGGCTGGTATCCCCATCTGTTTCCAAGCTCCTTTTTACATGGGTAGACACATAAAAGTGACAATTTGAATACATATGCCTCAGCGTTTCCTTACTACTTGTTTCTTAAGAACCTGCTATTTCCCTGGACTAGTCCCATGAGCACACCTTAGGTAGTCTGGTAAAGCCTTTCAGGGAAGAAGATAGGAATTTATATGCAGAAAGAGTTACAGCCCCAACCATCAACCAGTAGAATCCATGATAGGAGGGAGGCCCTGATGGATCAATCCCAGGGCCGGTTGGGTGCTTGTTACACATGGTGCTATTACACACTGCAgggatgtgtatatatgtgagagagacagacagacagaaagagacGGAGACACCAGTTATGCTACTGAATTGGAATCAGCTTTTCTGGTatggtgtcggagaaggcaatggcaccccactccagtactcttgcctggaaaatcccatggatggaggagcctggtgggctgcagtccatggggtcgatagagttggacatgactgagtgacttcactttcacttctcactttcatgcattggagaaggaaatggcaacccactccagtgttcttgcctggagaatcccagggatgggggagcctggtggctaccgtctatggggtcgcacagagtcggacacgactgaagtgacttagcagtagcagtttctGGTATGGTGAATGGGTTTATCCTAAATCATTCACTGTTTCTTGCCAGAAACATTTTGAAGGATAAAGTTTGAGGTTTATAGTATTGAAGAAAGTTGTTTCTTTGGAAAGTTAGCTAGTCTTACAAGATTTCAAGCTGCAAGCCCGACCTGTTGTGTGTACACTACTACAGACTGTGTAGTGTGAACACTACTACAGTGTAGTGTGACTAATTGTCACACTGCTAATTACTACTTCAgggatgtatatatgtatgtgtgtgtgtgtgtgtgtgtgtatgtgtatatacacacatatttgactatgtgtattttttttcaaatatatatttgaatgctttcagcaaatatttgctgagtattGACTGCATGTTAGTCATTTCAGGTTCACAATCACTTATCTAAAACTTTTGAAGCCAAATGTTTCCAAAGTTCTAGAGTTTTCCAATTTTAGAAAGGCAGTAAGGAGCATCTACCACATATTATATAACAGCTCCAGTAAGGTCTGTGGCACCATCTCCTAAGCAAACCTTGGAAAACTTCCATAGTGAGCTACATGAATAGGTGCACTAAGTGCAGTGATTAAGATAATAAATAGCCTCACATCTGTTCAGATTTCACGGACAAATTAGTTCATGTAAGGAGAAGTTTTGCTGTCACAATTTAGCAATTGCGGGTCCCCTGAGGCAGCTTCCTTCCTTGGGATTTAAACCAAACAGTAATAGTTTTGTATCCTTTATCTTTCTTTGCATGTTAACGGGTTTTAGGTATTGAAGCTGACTAATTTTATATGTAACAAGGTTATCATTGACTCTGGTTTTACTAGTAACAGCAGGTAAGGAAATCTGAGAGCTTTTAATCAGGATACTTATAATCTTGAAAACAGCACAGATCTTGAGATATCTAGATATGAAAGTCTTCCGTCAGAACTGTGAGGTCAAATTATTGCTCCTTCTCCCATGAATAGTTCCAATTACTATGTCTTAGTGCCTTTTCCAATCGATAGGTTTGTATAATCTATGCTAGGGGTTCTTCATTTtcggcactactgacattttgggccaACTGATTCTTTATGGTAAGGGGCCCTGTAATATGTTTTAGCAGCGTCCTTGGTCTCGCCTCAGTAGACGCCTGCCCGGAGCATCTCACCAGCTTTGACAACCAAGAATATCTCCAGACACTGCCCAATGTCTTCTGGGGAGCAGAACCACCCCCCATTGAAAACCACTGTGATCTACACCTGTGTATGAGTTGTGTGTTTATAGACATGTGTATCTATCAGTCTGTCATTACAAGTTAGGCTCTTTATGGTCCTTACTCAGCTTTCCCACTCGAATTACATATACGCCTGGTGGTGTTATCTTCCCTGCTCATAGCCTGTTCTTTACCAGTGCTTCTCACAGTTTAATGTTCAATtgaatcacctgggaatcttGTTAAATGGTGAATTCCAATTGTGAAGGCAAAGAGCGGACCTCAACATTTGCATtgtaacaagttcccaggtgatgtcaGGACTAAGACTTTACTATTTATGTGTCAGATGTTGTCTAGTAATGGTATTCTGGCTGAATATTAACTTACCCAATTGTTCATTATTAATAATATCCCCAACTGTGGGTGGGTATAGCCTGTATTCCTGACCTACAGGGCCATCCATTTTTCTCACAGAGAACATCCAGCAGGACTAATGACTAATCTAAAATCTGTTGTTATTATTggaaaaaatgacttaaaatcttaaaatgcatttttctcaCAGAGAACATCCAGCAGGACTAATGACTAATCTAAAATCTGTTGTTATTATTggaaaaaatgacttaaaatcttaaaatgcaTATCAGAAGTGTTTGAGTTAGTAACTAAATTTTCTCCTTTAAGAAGGCAGTAAATAACTTTAGTTTCAACCCAAAGACTAAAATATATGAGACTGTATAATGGCTACCTTTTAGGGCCAGTGACGTGCTGCCAAGCACTGAGCTATTAACTATAGCTGTTAGTTCTGATTCTCATGGTAAGCTTATAGGGTTTGAGATTACTCTCCActttacagagaaaatgaaaatggagagtcAGAAAGATCAGGAAGGGGCAGAACCTGTTCTCTTTCCCCAACCACACTGCCTCTCTAACAGGAACACCAACTATTTCATGGACCTGGTCCACAAATGGTGTCTTTCTCAAGGCACATTCTGTGTATCAGAGAAACTTAGCAGCCtaaataaaaattctcatttaTCATCGTGCttacattctttttaattcatATCTCATAGAGCACTGGTTTTCAACTATTTGTTCTTATAGCtcctaaaataattttctattatgtACAGTTAATTTGTTCATGTAAAGAATAATTatcttgtttagtcgctaagttctgtatgactcttttgcaaccccatggactgtagtctgccagtctcctctatccatgggatttcccaagctaaaatactggagtgagttgccatttccttctccaggggaccttcccaacccaaggatcaaacctgtgtctccctgcattggcaggtgggttctttaccactgagagccgccagggaagccaaatTATAGCACTTTCTTTTAGCAAATGCTATCTTTTTTagttactgaagtataattgaaagataatatttaaagCATGCAATGTAGTGATATACATATGAATTATGGAAGGATTCCCGCCAGTAGTTCCATCACCTCATATATTcaccttctgtgtgtgtgtgtaaaaacacTTAggttctactctcttagcaaatttcagctataaaatatggtattattaactgtagtcacatGTTATACATTGTAACCTCAggccttattcatcttataactgtaGTTTTACCAACTCCTTCCTATTTCCCCCCATTCCCTTAgtccctggcagccaccattctactctctgagTTCAacttgtttttagattccacatttaagcaaTTCTGTGTgccatctgtctttctctgcctggcttatttcacttagtataatgccctttaggttcatccatgttgtcacaaatgtcaggatttccttcttttttaaaggctgaataatattccaccatatatatgtctgtgtacacatatataaatgtatatctgTACTGTAGATATATGTTATATAGTGTATCATATATGTAACATGTGTCCACTAATAtgttatacatttatacatttatatacattttataaaatgtactttacacatatacatttatatatgtaaagtatttgcatatttacatatgtaaaatacatttgtatttaaACACAAATACATGCCACATTTTCCTTGTCCACTCATTCGTTGTCagacacttaggctgtttccataccttggctagaatgaataatgctgcacttatagatatctcttcaagatagaGATTTCTTTTTGTTCAGGTATATACCAAAGGATCACatggtaattttgtttttaatttcttgagacatcttcatactgttttctaaagtgactgtgccagtttacattctcacctaCAGTGTACAGgaaatgttcctttttctccacatcctcacagaTGTGAGATGGATATCAGACATCCTCAcagatgtgagatgatatctcatcaTGGTGTTTCTGCATGTCCTTAATGATTAGTGAcgttgagtaccttttcatacACCTGCttatttgtgtatcttttttagaaaaatgtctatttgggttcattgcccattttttaattgggttatttggaTTTTCTGCTATTGTATGAGTTTGTATATTtcggatattaaccccttatcagatatatgtagtttgcaaatatcttctcttatTCCATAAGTTACCTTTTCATTATGTTCAGTTTCCTCTGcagtgcagaagcttttcagtcTGATGTAAATCCCATCTGcttatttttgctgttattacCTTTGCTTTTGGTATCAAGTTTAAAAACTCATTGCCAAGACCATTGTCAGAGAGCTTATCCCCTGTATTTTTTTCTAGGAATGTTAGTTTCGGGTTTTAGgttcaaatctttaatccattttgagtttatttttgtgtgtaatgTAAGATAGGAGTCCAATTTCATCCTTTTGCATGCGCATGTCCTGTTTTTCCAGCCCcagttattgaagagactatccttttccccttgtatattcttggctcctttgttgaagattaattgaccatatatggaTGGGTTTATGTCTGGGCTCTCTTTTGTGCTTCACTGGTCTCTTATGTCTTTTTTTATGCTAATACCAACTGTTGTCATTATTATAGCCTTCTGGTATACTTTGAAATCAGGAcatgtgatgcctccagctttgttctttctcaagactgctttggctattcaacaTCTTTTtggttccatatacattttaggattgatttttctatttctgtgaaaaaatacattgtaattttgataggaattacatTGAATCTTCACaatttgggtagtatggacattttaacaatattcttccaatccatgaacatagaaCATCAGTCcatttttctgtgtcttcttcattttatttcatcaatgtcttacagTTTTTAATATACAGATCTTTTACCTTCCTGGTTATTAAACTTACTCCTGAGTAGTTTATTCATTTTGGTGCTATTTTAAATGGGgttttcttaacttctcttttGATAATttgttctaaaataatttttttaaactaagtacCACTTCACTGGAATCTGGAATTTTGTATTCAGGGTTTAAATAACTGCAGAAGATACATATTAACATCTGCCATATAATCTAAAAATCATCATTGGCAAACCAGTCAGCCAAAACAGACGTTCAGGGaaagtctgtcttttttttttcaacttaagcCAGTGCGTAAATACACATCCCTCTGGCAGCCACTTCACTTCTAAAAGAGATGAGGCCCAGATGAAATAACAGGCACTATTTGCATATTTCCATCCAGTGGTTTAGTTCTGAAGCTGCTGATGCTCTGCTTTCATGGGACTATATAAGAAGTAAGTGTTCCTAGAGTTGTCCCTACATCTGTACCACTGAGGggtttccaacccaggaatatgCATTTGGTGAGATTCTGTTAAGTATgactttttagaaaaagaagctTTTAGAgcacaagcattttttttttttttttctccctagcaGATCAGTCTTGGAAAGCATGTGTGAGAACTGCAGGTTTAGACACTGATTCCCTCCATGTTCTCCATGCTTGTGCTCTGAAAAATTCTTGCATGCACGCTCAAGAGTATATGTACTCCAGTTTGAAGAATCTTGTCTTGGAGTACTCATATTCATGTTGAAGGACTGACACAAGAAGATTATAGGAACAGTCACTGAATCTTGTCCAATAAAAACAGGTTGTAGAAGCTGGTTTTACGGACACAAATTCGAGGTAGCTAAATCCAAACTGGTTTACAGCAGTGGCTTATGGCACCTCTTCTTTAGAGTTTCTATTATGGCTCAGAACTGTTATAATTTACAGCGGTTTATCACTATTATGTGCAACGCTAGCTCcttgttttttcaaaaataatcacaTCTGTCATCTTGAATGTTCTTTGGTACTAACCATAATGCTGGCTCcttattataaattatacattCAGAGCATCTTTGCAGTTtttatttacatacacacatgtcAGCACACATGTATGACTGTATTTTATCTCCTCTATGTAAGACTGTTAGTAATTGCATCATATAAGACATAGGAAACAGATGGTGTGTCTAAATGCTATAATGCCAGTCATAGCCATAATGATTTATATATAATTCtcaccactttttatttttatttatgtatattacaATCAACACTACTAAAATATAAGCTTCTTAAGCACAGGACATATGTCTGATTGACTCATTTGTGTCTTCTATGGTGTCTACTACAAAGTCCTTACATGTAGAAGGTACCaaatgaatgtttttttaaatgaatgaatgaacattttcCTGTGGAAAACACTGTACTATTATCCTgactaattttattcatttttaaaagaaggtgcTCTGATGCTTACCATGAGCATGGTTTTAGGTATTTAAGAAAATTAGGTATTACTGGTTAAGTACAGTGGCCTCTGGAAAGAATTAAGACTGTTGAAatatcttctcttccttcttcagaACCATGTACTAGAACTGTATGTGCTTGCTTGTTTGAGAAGGGAGATGGTTGCTAGCGTCCACATCCTAGCCCCTCACTCTCCTCTGATAATTTCATCTCTGCAAACAAAGGAgtggtcctttttattttttcctcagagCTAGAGCTCTCCTGGACAAATATGTTTGTTTACTACACAAACAACATTACATCAACAAACAGatgaaactgaaaaggaaatattcatCTCTGATCTGACCACCCTAACACACCAATTCTGGTTCtgcttttccagattctttcctaatttttcaG
The sequence above is a segment of the Bos mutus isolate GX-2022 chromosome 1, NWIPB_WYAK_1.1, whole genome shotgun sequence genome. Coding sequences within it:
- the FILIP1L gene encoding filamin A-interacting protein 1-like isoform X3, whose amino-acid sequence is MRSKSSDKEGSAPEQFPRPGKDHSFQGPEDKKQRQQDKDPTRESDAILPYPKSHSGNGHQGEDLSRDDLLFLLSILEGELQARDEVIGVLKAEKMDLALLEAQYGFVTPKKVLEALQRDAFQAKSAPWQEDIYEKPMNELDKVVEQHKESHRRILEQLLMAEKSHRQTILELEEEKRKHKEYMEKSDEFISLLEQECERLKRLIDQETESREKKEQEKEKRVTALKEELTKLKSFALMVVDEQQRLTAQLALQRQKIQDLTTSAKETHAKLALAEARAQEEEQKATRLENELQTQTTKFHQNQETIMAKLTNEDSQNRQLRQKLAALSRQIDELEETNRSLRKAEEELQDIKEKINKGEYGNSSIMTEVEELRKRVLEMEGKDEELIKMEEQCRDLNKRLEKETSQSKDFKLEVEKLNKKIMALEKLEDAFSKSKQECYSLKCNLEKERMTTKQLSQELESLKIRIKELEAIESRLEKTEFTLKEDLTKLKTLTVMLVDERKTMSEKLKQTEDKLQAAASQLQVEQNKVTTVTEKLIEETKRALKSKTDVEEKMYSVTKERDDLKNKLKAEEEKGNDLLSKVNVLKNRLQSLEATEKDFLKNKLNQDSGKSTTALHQENNKIKELSQEVERLKLKLKDMKAIEDDLMKTEDEYETLERRYANERDKAQFLSEELEHVKMELAKYKLAEKTESSHEQWLFKRLQEEEAKSGHLSREVDALKEKIHEYMATEDLICHLQGDHSVLQKKLNQQENRNRDLGREIENLTKELERYRHFSKSLRPNLNGRRISDPQVFSKEVQTEAVDNEPPDYKSLIPLERAVINGQLYEESEDQDEDPNDEESVLSFKCNSSTPCPVNRKLWIPWMKSKESHPQNGKIQTKPNGNFMQPGDLVLSHTPGQPLHIKVTPDHVQNTATLEITSPTTESPHSYTSTAVIPNCGTPKQRITILQNASITPVKSKTSAEGLMNLEQGMSPITMATFARAQTPESCGSITPERTMSPIQVLAVTGSASSPEQGRSPEPIEISAKHAIFRVSPDRQSSWQFQRSNSNSSSVITTEDNKIHIHLGSPYMQAVASPVRPASPSTPLQDNRTQGLTNGALNKTTNKVTSSITITPTATPLPRQSQITIKEVCKQRIPTRIPKPKSTGITKPSPKAPPGPMDKTGCGKLHIIRTVTSNTFLHLGGKR
- the FILIP1L gene encoding filamin A-interacting protein 1-like isoform X2, whose protein sequence is MVVDEQQRLTAQLALQRQKIQDLTTSAKETHAKLALAEARAQEEEQKATRLENELQTQTTKFHQNQETIMAKLTNEDSQNRQLRQKLAALSRQIDELEETNRSLRKAEEELQDIKEKINKGEYGNSSIMTEVEELRKRVLEMEGKDEELIKMEEQCRDLNKRLEKETSQSKDFKLEVEKLNKKIMALEKLEDAFSKSKQECYSLKCNLEKERMTTKQLSQELESLKIRIKELEAIESRLEKTEFTLKEDLTKLKTLTVMLVDERKTMSEKLKQTEDKLQAAASQLQVEQNKVTTVTEKLIEETKRALKSKTDVEEKMYSVTKERDDLKNKLKAEEEKGNDLLSKVNVLKNRLQSLEATEKDFLKNKLNQDSGKSTTALHQENNKIKELSQEVERLKLKLKDMKAIEDDLMKTEDEYETLERRYANERDKAQFLSEELEHVKMELAKYKLAEKTESSHEQWLFKRLQEEEAKSGHLSREVDALKEKIHEYMATEDLICHLQGDHSVLQKKLNQQENRNRDLGREIENLTKELERYRHFSKSLRPNLNGRRISDPQVFSKEVQTEAVDNEPPDYKSLIPLERAVINGQLYEESEDQDEDPNDEESVLSFKCNSSTPCPVNRKLWIPWMKSKESHPQNGKIQTKPNGNFMQPGDLVLSHTPGQPLHIKVTPDHVQNTATLEITSPTTESPHSYTSTAVIPNCGTPKQRITILQNASITPVKSKTSAEGLMNLEQGMSPITMATFARAQTPESCGSITPERTMSPIQVLAVTGSASSPEQGRSPEPIEISAKHAIFRVSPDRQSSWQFQRSNSNSSSVITTEDNKIHIHLGSPYMQAVASPVRPASPSTPLQDNRTQGLTNGALNKTTNKVTSSITITPTATPLPRQSQITVSNIYN
- the FILIP1L gene encoding filamin A-interacting protein 1-like isoform X1; its protein translation is MRSKSSDKEGSAPEQFPRPGKDHSFQGPEDKKQRQQDKDPTRESDAILPYPKSHSGNGHQGEDLSRDDLLFLLSILEGELQARDEVIGVLKAEKMDLALLEAQYGFVTPKKVLEALQRDAFQAKSAPWQEDIYEKPMNELDKVVEQHKESHRRILEQLLMAEKSHRQTILELEEEKRKHKEYMEKSDEFISLLEQECERLKRLIDQETESREKKEQEKEKRVTALKEELTKLKSFALMVVDEQQRLTAQLALQRQKIQDLTTSAKETHAKLALAEARAQEEEQKATRLENELQTQTTKFHQNQETIMAKLTNEDSQNRQLRQKLAALSRQIDELEETNRSLRKAEEELQDIKEKINKGEYGNSSIMTEVEELRKRVLEMEGKDEELIKMEEQCRDLNKRLEKETSQSKDFKLEVEKLNKKIMALEKLEDAFSKSKQECYSLKCNLEKERMTTKQLSQELESLKIRIKELEAIESRLEKTEFTLKEDLTKLKTLTVMLVDERKTMSEKLKQTEDKLQAAASQLQVEQNKVTTVTEKLIEETKRALKSKTDVEEKMYSVTKERDDLKNKLKAEEEKGNDLLSKVNVLKNRLQSLEATEKDFLKNKLNQDSGKSTTALHQENNKIKELSQEVERLKLKLKDMKAIEDDLMKTEDEYETLERRYANERDKAQFLSEELEHVKMELAKYKLAEKTESSHEQWLFKRLQEEEAKSGHLSREVDALKEKIHEYMATEDLICHLQGDHSVLQKKLNQQENRNRDLGREIENLTKELERYRHFSKSLRPNLNGRRISDPQVFSKEVQTEAVDNEPPDYKSLIPLERAVINGQLYEESEDQDEDPNDEESVLSFKCNSSTPCPVNRKLWIPWMKSKESHPQNGKIQTKPNGNFMQPGDLVLSHTPGQPLHIKVTPDHVQNTATLEITSPTTESPHSYTSTAVIPNCGTPKQRITILQNASITPVKSKTSAEGLMNLEQGMSPITMATFARAQTPESCGSITPERTMSPIQVLAVTGSASSPEQGRSPEPIEISAKHAIFRVSPDRQSSWQFQRSNSNSSSVITTEDNKIHIHLGSPYMQAVASPVRPASPSTPLQDNRTQGLTNGALNKTTNKVTSSITITPTATPLPRQSQITVSNIYN